atttttgcgAGACAGTGCTCAAGTTTAACGTGTGggatgatgataatacGACGGAGATGGTAATACGGCTAGCGTATATACcattcaaatatatttagtATTTAAATGGTATCCTTTTATTTCCCAAAATACAGATGTTACAATATTACAATAAATCAGTGATTTCTGTAGCTATTTTGATTGATTAATATTGTGATAAAGGAGATCCACATTAAATAGGTGTATACAAAGCTAAATGCTATGCTGGTACTACCTCTGTTTACGGAAGACTATAGGAGCAAATTAGTGTATTCATACGTTTCATGCATAGTGATCAATATTTGTAGTACTATGACACAACTTGACTGAATCTTCTATACCACTGATAAGTACACTTTGTGAGACTTAATATGAGATTTTGTGcacaaaacataaaatttgGCTTCACTTAGCTAGTATCTCTTAAAATTAGTACTCGTATTACAAAAGTCATCATATAtacaatattatattatcaGACGCCATATATGTATGATAAATATTACTCATCATGAATCAGGCGGCGCAAGTATTCAACAGTTTCCTTTGGTGAGGAAATCCACAGAGTGCAACCAGCAAGTCTAGCTTTGAAGTCATTTGCCGATCCAACTGGAGCAAATTGGTCACCAACGTGTAGTGTCTGTGAGGGCTTTATTGGATTTTCTGGATCATAGTAATGCTGAAGTGCTCTCACACCTAAATCTTTACCACCAATGTCACACCAAACATCGCTACCACCATCAAAACAACTGTACTGAATTCTTTGTGCAGGTGCAAATCCTTCAAGTGAGTTTTGCAGAGTCAGAACCACTTCTTCTAATTGCTCCCTATCTAGCTGTATCTTAACCATATTGCCAGTCTCAGGATCCTTGAAATGACCTGGGACGATACCAACAGCCCTGGCCTTCCTCATGATAATAGCCTCCTCCGGCAAATTCAACCTTTTCTTTAACCTGTATAAAGTTTTTTCGGCGAAGTCTAATGTTTGAGTGAGATCATCTTGAGACCATGTACACATGCGAGGTAGTAACCACCCCTCCTTATCGATGGCTTCAAATCCAAAACTTTCACCATCTTCATAGTATCTAAAGAGATAGTTTGATTCACCACCCATAACACataagtttctttttttggcaTATGGTAGATCTGATCCATTTAGAGCGGTAATCAACCCGTTTAGTCTACTTTCATATGTCTTTGCCTCATCATAACCAGCTGCTGTGACAATACCAATACACACACCTTCACTTAATAGCTTAACCAATAACGGGATAACTGGATTAGTATTTACAATTGAACCACCATCTTCATAAAGTGTAACGTCACCATCGAATGTACACATTCTCAATTGGTCTTTGCTCTTTAATTTACGCTGCTTGATGAAATGGAACACTTGTGCCGTATTAAGAATGTGACGGATATCATTAAAGCTAGGTGCTACCATTCTTCTAGAAGAGATAGCTTTTCTAGCGTCTTCCCATAAGAATGCCTTTTCCAAAGGCAACTGAGTGAAAAAAGTACCGATTGTAGGTACCAGCAAGTCCAACCTTGGTTGACCAAGTGGAATGACTTCTTCAACGTCATTGGattcaatatattgtcTATATTGGTCGTTTCTCTCATCAAATAAGATCTTATCAGAAACCAGAGATTCAATGTCTTTGAAAATCTCTGCGTACTGCGATCTCACACGCTGAGTAGTGGCCAattcatcattatcatcaccATCATGTGAGACAGCATGCAACACAAATGGTGCTGCCAATAAACCTTTAATCCAGTCAATGAACCCATCCTTACGATGGCTTTTCAAATGATATTCAACTCTATACCTCGATGACATCTTATATGCTTTGCTTGCTTACTTCGCTATCTCAACCTAAATACCGTCCAATCAAAACTGAACAATTTGCAACCTAATGTACTGTTGAATCAATGCATAAACGCTGTATAAACTACTTTTGATCGCCAAGCATTAGGTATTCGATATTGCTAGCCGTAATATGCACTTCTTGTGATCTACGTAGATTAAGGATGATTAAGGGGAGAAATGGCCCCTCCCCACTTACGTAAAGTATGATTTTGAATAACGAGCAATGTACGTTTGTTCAAATAAGGCTTCCTTTATATATAGCATTGTCCGCGGTCTAAATTAGTACATTAACATTTGTAATTTAATGCTATTTCTATATGCAAACTACACTATTACGTTCATTATTTAGAGAACATGAATGAGTACATCTTTCAAGTGTAGAATTTCGTGATTGTTACAAAAGATCAGGTTTATCTTTGTTGTGGATATTGACTTTCTTTCATATGCCTGAACAAGTCTACCGTTTGCCATTAATCATCTGAGGTGAGATCTATTATATCTGATACCGAGGTAGATGCATGCGTGGATGAATTAAAGCTTGCAGATGGTCCCGTGCTGGAA
This window of the Nakaseomyces glabratus chromosome L, complete sequence genome carries:
- the ISN1 gene encoding IMP 5'-nucleotidase (CAGL0L04268g~Ortholog(s) have IMP 5'-nucleotidase activity, role in inosine salvage, nicotinamide riboside biosynthetic process, nicotinic acid riboside biosynthetic process and cytosol, nucleus localization), which translates into the protein MSSRYRVEYHLKSHRKDGFIDWIKGLLAAPFVLHAVSHDGDDNDELATTQRVRSQYAEIFKDIESLVSDKILFDERNDQYRQYIESNDVEEVIPLGQPRLDLLVPTIGTFFTQLPLEKAFLWEDARKAISSRRMVAPSFNDIRHILNTAQVFHFIKQRKLKSKDQLRMCTFDGDVTLYEDGGSIVNTNPVIPLLVKLLSEGVCIGIVTAAGYDEAKTYESRLNGLITALNGSDLPYAKKRNLCVMGGESNYLFRYYEDGESFGFEAIDKEGWLLPRMCTWSQDDLTQTLDFAEKTLYRLKKRLNLPEEAIIMRKARAVGIVPGHFKDPETGNMVKIQLDREQLEEVVLTLQNSLEGFAPAQRIQYSCFDGGSDVWCDIGGKDLGVRALQHYYDPENPIKPSQTLHVGDQFAPVGSANDFKARLAGCTLWISSPKETVEYLRRLIHDE